A region from the Pelecanus crispus isolate bPelCri1 chromosome 11, bPelCri1.pri, whole genome shotgun sequence genome encodes:
- the LOC104025931 gene encoding GAS2-like protein 1, translated as MADPSHIQSAASKSIRPFRSSEEYLEAMKEDLAEWFNTLYDLDIQVDTFLESLETGCHLCRHANNVNRIALDFQQRHPEAATHMRVPQNEVIFQAKNVMPGSFIARDNISNFIQWCRQDLGIQDVLMFETNDLVLKKNEKNFVLCLLEVARRGSKFGMLAPMLIQMEEEIEEEMRDQMALGVLGTHQESQDPQAPTYPSRTRPIALCDLKNLDELVREILSCCSCPSQFPMVKVSEGKYKVGDSSTLIFVRVLRSHVMVRVGGGWDTLEHYLDKHDPCRCSSLAHRLPQPRAPGFSPQRPAPGSFSPVPRARSPSTPRRPRTAGPASGGGDSSHARTERGGHQPKGLGDTSIPKPPSGTKQEGLPPRGGLTPLSGSASPSRNPAEPRAAGTPRARDPAPTRARRCSGDSDSSASSAQSGPPGPRDGGTPRRREPSRGVPPQPPRDTGPSPGGRAAPEERGRSRVPNGPGRAPPRARSHGRPGPQPLLLISRRRDGQHSWARAETPSRAGSPARSRTPSRPAARSPAPTPRRSSLGEAVGGRRVGVPGEGPQGGGAGEALQRELEELARRLRAPLWLEPGQEQQLFRRLEEEFLANTRMMEELEVGETPAVSPLPPPGNATDSAYCSSSSSSSSLNVFGKHGLPAEDGRRSGNGAGPPPPAAPEMANTGRRLALSSSSDESSCFLASWDARETRGGPESDTDWVPGEDELTETEETPAMVDGAPGVSGVRELVPSFPTPPLRPWAKPRLDTQPHKKPSRIPTPRGYGAAPPQPSTGSPKPGEHKPWGALQSVLSSFLEPTWVPQEHEGLDEDAWP; from the exons ATGGCCGACCCGAGCCACATCCAGTCGGCTGCCTCCAAGAGCATCCGTCCCTTCCGCTCCAGCGAGGAGTACCTGGAGGCCATGAAGGAGGACCTGGCTGAGTGGTTCAACACCCTCTACGACCTGGACATCCAGGTGGACACCTTCCTGGAGAGCCTGGAGACGGGCTGCCACCTCTGCCGCCACGCCAACAACGTCAACCGCATCGCCCTGGACTTCCAGCAGCGGCACCCCGAGGCAGCCACCCATATGCGTGTCCCCCAGAATGAGGTCATCTTCCAGGCCAAGAATGTGATGCCCGGTTCCTTCATCGCCCGGGATAACATCTCCAACTTCATCCAGTGGTGCCGGCAGGACCTCGGCATCCAGGACGTCCTCATGTTCGAGACCAATGACTTGGTGCTGAAGAAGAACGAGAAGAACTTTGTCCTCTGCTTGTTGGAGGTGGCCAGGAGGGGCTCCAAGTTTGGCATGCTGGCCCCCATGCTGATCCAGATGGAGGAGGAGATCGAGGAGGAGATGAGGGACCAAATGGCCCTCGGCGTGCTGGGCACACACCAGGAGAGCCAGGACCCCCAGGCACCCACCTACCCCAGCAGGACGCGGCCCATCGCCCTCTGCGACTTGAAGAACCTGGATGAGCTG GTGCGGGAGAtcctgagctgctgctcctgcccctcccAGTTCCCCATGGTCAAGGTCTCCGAGGGCAAATACAAAGTGGGCGACTCCAGCACCCTCATCTTCGTCCGA GTGCTGAGGAGCCACGTGATGGTGCGCGTCGGCGGCGGCTGGGACACACTGGAACATTACCTGGACAAGCACGACCCGTGCCGCTGCTCCTCCCTTG CTCaccgcctgccccagccccgtgccccaggCTTCTCCCCACAAAGACCAGCTCCCGGCAGCTTCTCCCCCGTGCCCcgtgcccgcagccccagcaccccccgccgcccccgcacaGCCGGCCCCGCCTCAGGCGGGGGGGACAGCAGCCACGCCAGGACGGAGCGGGGCGGCCACCAGCCGAAGGGCCTTGGGGACACGAGCATCCCGAAGCCACCATCCGGCACCAAGCAGGAAGGGCTGCCCCCGCGTGGGGGCCTGACCCCCCTGTCtggctctgccagcccttcGAGGAACCCTGCTGAGCCACGGGCAGCCGGCACGCCCAG ggCCCGCGACCCCGCTCCCACCCGCGCCCGCCGCTGCTCGGGCGACAGCGACTCCTCGGCCTCCTCGGCGCAGAGCGGACCCCCGGGCCCGCGGGACGGgggcaccccccgccgccgggagcCCAGCCGGGGGGtccccccgcagcctccccgcgACACCGGACCCTCCCCGGGCGGGCGAGCGGCTCCGGAGGAGCGCGGCCGCTCGCGGGTGCCCAACGGGCctggccgggccccgccgcgggcccgcAGCCatggccgccccggcccccagcccctgctgctcATCAGCCGCCGGCGGGACGGGCAGCACTCCTGGGCGCGGGCAGAGACCCCCTCCCGGgccggcagccctgcccgcagccggaccccctcccgccccgccgcccgcagccccgcgcccacCCCGCGCCGCTCCTCcctgggggaggctgtgggggggcggcgggtgggggtgcccggggagggcccccagggcggcggggccggggaggccttgcagcgggagctggaggagctggcgcggcggctgcgggccCCGCTGTGGCTGGAGcccgggcaggagcagcagctcttccGCCGGCTGGAGGAGGAGTTCCTGGCCAACACGCGGAtgatggaggagctggaggtcGGGGAGACCCCCGCCGTGTcccccctgccgccccccggcAACGCCACTGACTCGGCCTactgctcctccagctcctcctcgtCCTCCCTCAACGTCTTCGGCAAGCACGGCCTCCCCGCCGAGGACGGCCGGCGGAGCGGGAACGgggccggccccccgccgccggcggccccTGAAATGGCGAATACGGGGCGCCGGCTGgccctctccagctcctccgACGAGAGCAGCTGCTTCCTGGCCTCCTGGGATGCCCGGGAGACGCGGGGGGGCCCCGAGTCCGACACCGACTGGGTGCCGGGGGAGGATGAGCTGACAGAGACGGAAGAGACCCCTGCCATGGTGGACGGCGCCCCGGGGGTGTCAGGGGTCCGCGAGCTGGTGCCTTCCTTCCCCACGCCGCCCCTGCGCCCTTGGGCCAAGCCCCGGCTGGACACGCAGCCCCACAAGAAGCCTTCCAGGATCCCCACCCCGCGGGGCtatggggcagcccccccccagccctccaccGGCAGCCCCAAGCCTGGGGAGCACAAGCCCTGGGGGGCTCTGCAGAGcgtcctctcctccttcctggaGCCCACCTGGGTCCCGCAGGAGCACGAGGGGCTGGACGAGGACGCCTGGCCATGA